From Triticum aestivum cultivar Chinese Spring chromosome 7B, IWGSC CS RefSeq v2.1, whole genome shotgun sequence:
TTCAGGAGCCGCCGCGGCCGTGAGCTCCGCCTCGGCGGCCCGGCTGGTGACCGGCTTGGCGAGGAACGTGGGCCGCTCGTCGCCGGCCATGATGACCACCACGTGCTCCTGGAAATCCGGGGCCGGCTTGGACGCGCCGGACGCCGAGCCCTTCTCCCCGTCGGCGTCCCCCGCCGCCtggccgccggagccgccgtcgaggAACCCGGAGAGCTTCCAGTAGGAGCAGGCCAGGATGAGCAGCGCGAAGGCGATGAGGCCCAGCATCGCCGCCAGCCCGCCGAAGAGGTACGGCACGGGCGACTGCCACGCCGAGTGCGGCGCCGGCGTCGCCGTCGGCGCCCCTGCGAGGTGGCTCACGGCCAAGAACTCTGCTCCGGGCCTCATGGTTGTGTTGGTGTTGAGGCGTAGCAGAGGAGCTGCACGATCAGTTTGCTTCCGCTGGCTGTTTTTTCTCTTGTGCTGTGGGAGGGTTGAGAGGGAAATGGgatgtatttataggagaggtggAGGAGAAAGATTTACAAAACAACACATTATTCTCCATTTATTTATTTAGGGGGTACTGTCCATTTGTGACGCCAAGGAATATCAAAAGACCAAAGGGATTTTTTTGTGTTTGGATCTGTAGGCTCTGTTGCTAGATATTTGCAAGAGAAACACCCCTTTGGTGCCAAATTGTCATACCAAATGTCAAAGGCAGTATCAATTTTCGAATGACATGTTATTTTGGAATAGAGGTACCGCCTCTAATCGCGAAAAAACGGTGTGATTTTTTTTTCCTCGCAGGCAAACGGAGGTGCGATCATAAGGGAGAACTTCTCGGTATACACATGTTTATAAGGGAAGTGGTTAATTTAATCCACTCAGTGCCAGCGATGCTTGACTCTCTTCCCAGTAACCGCATCCCACGATCTCGGCCAAAAGCACGGCGAGGCAAACGGGCGAGTTGAATGCCGATGGGATATGGTCGAGGTGAATGTGGTTATATGGGGGTAAGATTGGCATGGCGTGACGGTTTCAACTTCTGGTACGTTCTTTCCTGGAAGGAGGGGCGGAGAGGGGTGAGTCCCTTTTTCACGTTGCGGGTGGGGTTATGAATTGTAGATCATTCATCGTAATGAGGAATATTAAGTATGTTATTCATTTCCCTCCCAGCTTAGATTTTCACATAAACTAGATGGTGAGAAGAAGTCAACAAAtattttacatcgaatagatgtaaGGAAAATTCTTCAGATCTTCTTTTAGATTAATGCAAAGTTCTTTCCGAATAAATGTAACTATCTTTAGAGGCAACAATCGTAGTTCTAGAATGAGCACTAGAAACAGCTTCCGAGGATATGGGTCAATGCCATATGTTGCCGACGCATGAGTTCATATTTTACAACATCCATTGACTAGATAAGTTGTTACTTTTTTTCGAAGCGAAAGAGGTAAGGTCGACCCTACATCTATTTTTTTTTTCAATAGTGAGAACCCAAACTCGGTGCATGTGAGGACTTGAACGTCAATGGGTGGGTCGTACATCCACTCCTAAGGACGTGATCTAAGCTCACTTAAGGAGTTATTACTCGTTAGTTAGCTAAAAAAGATTAAATTCTAGTCAAACCTTCTTGATCAACTTACAAACATCCTTTATCCTGATATCACTTCATATATGACTTACTGGCTAGAATATTCGATTCTACACATTTTGCTATAGTTGTGCACTTTTAATAATTCACATTTGCACCAAGTGTTGGTGCTTTTACCTAAAAAAAGGTAAATAAAAATAAACTGTTGAGAATTGGCAAAAATGTTAACTAAGTTATCAACTATGTTGTGTTGGGTTCAAGTAGCTAGGAAAGAGGGACCATTGGATGGATCAAT
This genomic window contains:
- the LOC123159393 gene encoding protein GLUTAMINE DUMPER 4; translation: MRPGAEFLAVSHLAGAPTATPAPHSAWQSPVPYLFGGLAAMLGLIAFALLILACSYWKLSGFLDGGSGGQAAGDADGEKGSASGASKPAPDFQEHVVVIMAGDERPTFLAKPVTSRAAEAELTAAAAPEASARAGDDDGQEKTADEQGSEASSQAGADAASRSRDHHEDAAGQSRDHDDHDTASHHHHHHLFVPAFPFSRAAFPLSPPHLLLPSVPVLLVLDLGWSV